In the Candidatus Thermoplasmatota archaeon genome, one interval contains:
- a CDS encoding winged helix-turn-helix transcriptional regulator — MKDPLELGNRKRIFEAIRQNPGVHFRELQRLTSMPIGVLSYHLNYLVDRGLLTVDKQESFTRYFPGGQLGRDKQQMLAALRQEIPRGIILFLLMNPGATHGEVLRSFTISGGTLSYHIKKLVSRGLIRMDKAGRESRMTVIDPDKVSDLLIVYRRSFLDKLVDEFVASYIGAGGLPAQEAGARTDSESTGAPDSTGSSEDPPDQRGPDSRS, encoded by the coding sequence TTGAAAGATCCCCTTGAACTCGGGAACAGAAAGCGAATCTTCGAAGCCATCCGCCAGAACCCCGGAGTCCATTTCAGGGAACTCCAGAGACTCACCAGCATGCCTATCGGTGTCCTCAGTTACCATTTGAACTACCTTGTCGACAGGGGCCTCCTGACGGTCGACAAGCAGGAGAGCTTCACGAGGTACTTCCCTGGCGGTCAGTTGGGAAGGGACAAGCAACAGATGCTTGCGGCGCTCAGGCAGGAGATCCCGAGGGGCATCATCCTGTTCCTTCTCATGAACCCTGGCGCGACCCACGGCGAAGTCCTGCGGAGCTTCACCATCTCCGGAGGAACCCTCTCGTATCACATCAAGAAGCTCGTCTCGAGGGGGCTGATAAGAATGGACAAGGCCGGCAGGGAATCGCGCATGACCGTCATCGACCCCGACAAGGTGTCCGACCTGCTCATCGTCTATCGGAGGTCGTTCCTCGACAAACTCGTCGACGAGTTCGTCGCGAGCTATATCGGTGCCGGGGGATTGCCGGCTCAAGAAGCAGGGGCCAGGACAGACAGCGAATCTACGGGCGCCCCCGATAGTACCGGTTCCTCTGAAGATCCACCGGATCAGCGGGGTCCCGACTCTCGTTCCTAG